Proteins encoded in a region of the Methanobrevibacter millerae genome:
- a CDS encoding TMEM175 family protein: MDDSNFMTTNRLEAFYDAIIAIIVTVLVLELPQPASPAIESIWAIKNSYFAYFISFLMCTNLWQYHHVII, encoded by the coding sequence ATGGATGATTCAAATTTCATGACAACAAACCGTTTGGAAGCATTTTATGATGCAATCATAGCTATTATTGTAACAGTTTTGGTATTGGAATTGCCTCAGCCAGCTTCCCCCGCGATAGAATCAATATGGGCTATTAAAAATTCTTATTTTGCATACTTTATAAGTTTCTTAATGTGTACAAATCTTTGGCAATACCATCATGTAATAATATAA